Proteins co-encoded in one Vibrio aquimaris genomic window:
- the gspG gene encoding type II secretion system major pseudopilin GspG: MKGKMRKQSGFTLLEVMVVIVILGILASFVVPNLLGNKEKADQQKAITDIVALENSLDMYKLDNSVYPTTDQGLEALVKKPSSPEPRNYREGGYVKRLPTDPWGNDYQYLSPGDHGNVDIFTLGADGQEGGEGINADIGNWNIQDFQ, from the coding sequence ATGAAAGGAAAAATGAGGAAGCAATCTGGTTTCACCCTGTTAGAGGTCATGGTTGTTATAGTTATTCTGGGTATCCTAGCCAGTTTTGTTGTTCCTAACTTACTCGGTAATAAAGAAAAAGCGGACCAACAGAAGGCCATTACCGATATTGTTGCACTAGAAAATTCACTGGATATGTACAAACTGGATAACAGTGTCTATCCAACTACCGACCAAGGTTTGGAAGCATTGGTTAAAAAGCCTTCCAGTCCTGAGCCGCGTAACTACCGTGAGGGGGGCTATGTGAAGCGTTTGCCAACAGACCCATGGGGAAATGACTATCAATACTTAAGCCCGGGTGATCATGGCAATGTTGATATCTTCACATTGGGAGCGGATGGCCAAGAAGGTGGTGAAGGTATTAATGCCGATATCGGCAACTGGAACATTCAAGACTTTCAATAA
- the gspH gene encoding type II secretion system minor pseudopilin GspH — protein sequence MHQRYSNRFRAGFTLLEILLVLVLVSLASVAVISTLPTSAKDESKIQAKSLYQRLLLLNEEAMLSGRDYGLRVDEKKSSYYLMTLETEGWKKLNIDQIPYETKLEDSMVMALSLGGSAWDDDRLFKPGGLFDDDLHEELFEKKKLPPPQIFIVSSGEVTPFTVSIYPQKGDEEQDAWKVTAKENGQIVLLAPGESLDES from the coding sequence ATGCATCAAAGATATTCAAATCGCTTTCGAGCTGGATTTACATTGCTCGAGATTTTGCTTGTCCTAGTATTGGTTTCGCTGGCATCTGTTGCGGTAATTTCAACGTTGCCAACCAGTGCTAAGGACGAGTCAAAGATACAAGCAAAATCACTCTATCAACGTCTCTTATTGCTCAATGAAGAGGCGATGCTGAGTGGCCGTGATTATGGTTTAAGGGTGGATGAAAAAAAATCTTCTTACTATCTGATGACACTAGAAACTGAAGGTTGGAAAAAGCTTAACATCGATCAAATCCCTTATGAAACAAAGCTTGAAGACTCTATGGTCATGGCTTTATCTTTAGGCGGAAGTGCATGGGATGATGATAGGTTGTTTAAGCCTGGTGGCTTGTTTGATGATGATTTGCATGAGGAACTGTTCGAGAAGAAAAAACTTCCTCCACCGCAAATTTTCATTGTTTCTAGTGGAGAAGTAACGCCATTCACTGTCTCTATTTATCCACAAAAAGGTGATGAAGAGCAAGATGCGTGGAAAGTGACGGCTAAAGAGAATGGTCAGATAGTGCTTTTAGCTCCGGGAGAGAGTCTTGATGAAAGCTAA
- the gspI gene encoding type II secretion system minor pseudopilin GspI, with amino-acid sequence MKAKRGMTLLEVLIALAIFATAAIATIRSVSQHINTLSYLEEKTFAALVADNQMAQVLLSQSKPSKKKGKEELAGREWFWSIEPVATQGDILQAFDVKVATTEKGSPVVTVRSYVQK; translated from the coding sequence ATGAAAGCTAAGCGCGGAATGACACTATTAGAGGTATTAATCGCTTTGGCTATTTTTGCCACCGCTGCTATCGCGACAATTCGTTCCGTAAGCCAGCACATTAATACTCTCAGTTACCTTGAAGAAAAAACTTTCGCTGCCTTGGTGGCGGATAACCAAATGGCGCAAGTCTTGTTGTCACAGAGCAAGCCGAGTAAAAAGAAAGGCAAAGAGGAATTAGCTGGTCGAGAGTGGTTTTGGTCGATAGAACCAGTAGCAACGCAAGGTGATATTTTGCAAGCCTTCGATGTGAAGGTGGCGACGACTGAAAAAGGCTCTCCAGTAGTAACGGTAAGAAGCTATGTGCAGAAATAA
- the gspJ gene encoding type II secretion system minor pseudopilin GspJ yields MCRNKAPLKPSGFTLIEVLVAIAIFASLSIGAYQVLNQVQRSNALSLERSERLKMLQRTLVYMDGDFRQMATRQTRTNGEETNGMLLQWKEYLLDSDAKGIMYTRLGWHNPQQQFPRGEISKVGYRIKDDVLERVWWRYADTPAGQEGISLPLIDNVESFEVKFMEGSDWKKEWTKKEALPKAVSVELQLKDYGKIERIYLVAGSEASNSEEKTP; encoded by the coding sequence ATGTGCAGAAATAAAGCGCCTCTTAAGCCATCGGGATTTACACTTATTGAAGTTTTGGTAGCTATTGCTATCTTTGCCAGCTTAAGTATTGGTGCCTATCAAGTGTTGAACCAGGTACAACGCAGTAATGCTCTGTCACTTGAACGCAGTGAAAGATTAAAAATGCTGCAGCGAACTCTTGTTTATATGGATGGCGACTTTCGCCAGATGGCGACACGTCAAACCCGAACCAATGGTGAAGAGACCAATGGCATGTTGCTGCAATGGAAGGAATACCTTTTGGACTCTGATGCAAAAGGTATCATGTATACTCGTTTAGGTTGGCATAATCCACAGCAGCAATTCCCTCGAGGCGAGATAAGCAAAGTCGGTTATCGGATAAAAGATGATGTGCTAGAGAGAGTGTGGTGGCGCTATGCTGATACTCCTGCTGGTCAAGAAGGTATTTCTTTACCACTGATCGATAACGTTGAGTCTTTCGAAGTTAAGTTTATGGAAGGCTCTGATTGGAAAAAAGAGTGGACCAAGAAAGAGGCCTTGCCAAAGGCGGTCTCTGTCGAATTGCAACTGAAGGATTATGGCAAGATTGAGCGCATTTATTTGGTTGCAGGTAGTGAAGCAAGTAATTCAGAGGAGAAGACGCCATGA
- the gspK gene encoding type II secretion system minor pseudopilin GspK: protein MRRSQQGVALIVILLVLAVMVSIAASMADRLFTQFKRAQNQLNYQQAYWYSLSVEALAKYGIEQSYQDNPDSINLSQPWANEFDSLPLEYGTVSGKLIDAQACFNINALAGLETNAGSSQVPFLVARFQNLLEELEVENYQAETISQSLWEYTDSNDSVNSPSGVEDSYYEGLSPAYLSANTLLADSSELRAVKEVSGDAMEKISSMICALPTSDLRLNVNTISVDHAALLVAMFYPNLSASQAKEVLDGRGPDGWASIDDFMNQAVLSSLGDEVKKEVKKYLSVDSKYFEMDAEVLVDNSRVRLRSLLFSDDKKTATVVRRRFGGIGERVSNRSAEQK from the coding sequence ATGAGGCGCTCTCAGCAGGGTGTTGCCCTTATCGTCATTTTGCTTGTTTTGGCTGTTATGGTGAGTATCGCTGCGAGCATGGCTGATAGGCTATTTACCCAATTTAAGCGCGCACAAAATCAGCTCAACTATCAGCAAGCTTATTGGTACAGTTTGAGTGTTGAAGCTCTAGCAAAATATGGCATTGAGCAAAGTTACCAAGATAACCCAGATAGTATTAACTTATCTCAACCTTGGGCTAATGAATTTGATAGTTTGCCGCTTGAGTATGGTACGGTTAGTGGTAAATTAATCGATGCACAGGCATGCTTCAATATCAATGCATTGGCGGGGCTAGAAACAAACGCTGGGTCGTCTCAAGTGCCATTTTTGGTGGCTAGATTTCAAAACCTACTTGAAGAGTTAGAAGTAGAAAACTACCAGGCGGAAACAATATCTCAATCTTTATGGGAATATACCGATAGTAACGACTCGGTGAATTCACCTTCAGGCGTTGAAGATAGCTATTATGAGGGTTTGTCTCCAGCCTATCTAAGCGCTAATACTTTGCTCGCTGATAGCAGTGAGCTTCGAGCGGTCAAAGAAGTCAGTGGCGATGCCATGGAAAAAATTAGTTCTATGATTTGCGCACTTCCCACCAGTGATTTACGCCTCAATGTAAATACCATATCGGTAGATCATGCCGCTTTGCTGGTTGCTATGTTTTATCCTAACTTGAGCGCATCACAAGCGAAAGAAGTTCTGGATGGCCGAGGCCCAGATGGTTGGGCCTCGATAGATGACTTTATGAATCAAGCTGTACTGAGTAGTTTGGGCGATGAAGTCAAAAAAGAAGTAAAAAAGTACTTGAGTGTCGATAGCAAGTATTTTGAGATGGATGCTGAGGTGCTGGTGGATAATTCTAGGGTGCGACTTCGCAGCCTGTTATTTAGTGATGATAAAAAAACTGCAACGGTAGTACGCCGTCGCTTTGGAGGGATCGGTGAACGAGTTTCTAATCGTTCGGCTGAGCAAAAATAA
- the gspL gene encoding type II secretion system protein GspL, which translates to MNEFLIVRLSKNKTAVIQWLVWSEIQKEVIASGELQDHQDLSDLTHYAQGRQLILLVSTANLVLTQVDIPAGANRQLESMLPFLLEDDIAQDVDELHFTVLAKQDGKANVCGIDHSWLEAIIADFRELGLVVRKVIPDALALPVSEEMGLTAVEVDGQWLVKKGPYQAMSIEASWLCLLVQSEWVKQGDDYLPLQAFSPLPDLDLGQDQDWQNASPKLVMQLLAEGAVQSKLNLLSGEFKPKSSLGRHLKVWRKAGIAAGVLLVMVGVNNWLQIRNAEAQANAYRSESERIFRQITNKNKIPTVTYLKRELQREETILSGSGGESVLDWMIKMPQVMKQVPGLKLTSFKYDGSRGEVRLQAQSNDFQTFEKARELMSDKFMVEQGQLSKSGTLVNGTFVLKRL; encoded by the coding sequence GTGAACGAGTTTCTAATCGTTCGGCTGAGCAAAAATAAAACAGCGGTCATTCAATGGCTGGTTTGGTCTGAAATCCAAAAGGAAGTGATAGCGAGCGGAGAGCTGCAGGATCATCAGGATTTATCAGACCTAACTCACTATGCGCAAGGGCGCCAGCTTATTTTATTGGTGTCTACTGCCAACCTAGTGTTAACTCAAGTTGATATTCCCGCTGGGGCAAATCGTCAGCTTGAGTCGATGCTGCCATTTCTGCTTGAAGATGACATTGCTCAGGATGTTGATGAGCTACATTTTACTGTGCTTGCGAAGCAAGATGGTAAAGCAAATGTGTGTGGTATCGATCATAGTTGGTTGGAAGCCATTATTGCTGATTTTCGTGAGTTGGGTTTGGTGGTGCGTAAAGTCATACCTGATGCACTTGCTTTACCAGTCTCTGAGGAGATGGGCTTAACAGCAGTAGAAGTTGATGGGCAGTGGCTGGTAAAAAAAGGGCCTTATCAAGCCATGAGTATTGAGGCATCTTGGCTTTGTCTCCTAGTACAATCTGAATGGGTTAAACAAGGTGATGACTATTTGCCGCTACAAGCGTTCTCACCATTACCAGATTTAGATTTGGGTCAAGATCAAGACTGGCAAAATGCCTCGCCTAAATTAGTCATGCAGCTGCTGGCAGAAGGTGCGGTGCAGAGCAAGTTGAACCTTCTATCTGGAGAGTTTAAACCTAAATCTTCGCTTGGTCGTCACCTCAAGGTATGGAGAAAAGCCGGTATAGCGGCTGGTGTGCTACTTGTTATGGTCGGTGTGAACAATTGGCTGCAGATCCGAAATGCAGAAGCTCAAGCCAATGCATACCGTAGTGAAAGTGAGCGTATATTCCGCCAAATAACCAACAAGAATAAGATCCCAACGGTCACCTATCTGAAACGAGAATTACAGCGAGAGGAAACAATTTTGTCTGGGAGTGGTGGTGAATCAGTGCTTGATTGGATGATAAAGATGCCTCAAGTGATGAAGCAAGTACCGGGACTCAAATTGACCAGCTTTAAATACGACGGCTCCAGAGGTGAGGTGCGGTTGCAGGCACAGAGTAATGACTTTCAAACCTTTGAGAAAGCTCGAGAGTTGATGTCAGATAAATTCATGGTTGAGCAAGGGCAATTGAGTAAGTCTGGTACTTTAGTCAATGGTACCTTCGTGCTTAAACGTCTGTAA
- a CDS encoding type II secretion system protein M, whose translation MKQLLTSIQLWWMKTSQREQHMLMVCGAFLFLGILYWGIVQPVIERADAATQRIQNEKQLLSWVKDKADSISQLRANGGMSSSNLPLNQSISSTASRFGAELVRVQPRGDELQVWVQPMPFNRLIDWMTFLKESHGVSATFMDIDKGEQEGTVEIKRLQFVKG comes from the coding sequence ATGAAGCAGTTATTAACATCAATACAGCTTTGGTGGATGAAGACCAGCCAACGTGAGCAACATATGTTGATGGTTTGCGGTGCATTTTTGTTTTTGGGCATCCTCTATTGGGGTATTGTACAGCCTGTCATTGAAAGGGCCGATGCCGCGACGCAGCGCATTCAAAACGAAAAGCAGCTTTTGAGTTGGGTTAAGGATAAAGCGGATAGTATCAGTCAACTTCGCGCCAATGGTGGAATGTCCTCATCCAATTTGCCTTTAAATCAATCTATCTCTTCTACAGCCTCTCGTTTTGGCGCGGAACTTGTGAGAGTCCAGCCTCGAGGAGACGAGCTGCAAGTATGGGTGCAGCCGATGCCGTTCAATCGTTTGATTGACTGGATGACTTTCCTGAAAGAAAGTCATGGTGTGTCTGCAACTTTTATGGATATTGATAAAGGTGAGCAAGAAGGAACTGTTGAAATTAAGCGCCTCCAATTTGTAAAAGGATAG
- a CDS encoding type II secretion system protein N, which yields MKKIILLSLALFMVFLISAIAHLPAQIALNYLPLPQQLMVSGVTGSFWNGRADAVQWQNSNYGSLNWTLSPLKLLLGKAEAQVRFGQGSDMQISGRGTVGLSMSGPYAHKLVASLPVDKALELAPPLPIPIELNGKVELSIQSMVYAAPYCQSATGSLVWNTDKVVTPLDELKLGPVIANFTCNNSDIKVKVEQSSQDVVSSGDLELSPNRTYQASAWFKPGESFPQALAEQLKWLPSPDGQGRYQLSYQGKLN from the coding sequence GTGAAAAAAATTATTCTGCTGAGTTTGGCTCTGTTTATGGTGTTTTTAATAAGTGCTATCGCACATTTGCCCGCTCAGATAGCGCTGAATTATCTGCCTTTGCCCCAACAGCTTATGGTAAGTGGGGTCACAGGCTCTTTTTGGAATGGTCGAGCTGATGCTGTTCAGTGGCAAAATAGTAACTATGGTTCTCTGAACTGGACCTTATCACCACTTAAGCTCCTGCTTGGTAAAGCAGAAGCGCAAGTACGCTTTGGTCAGGGTAGCGATATGCAGATCTCTGGGCGAGGAACTGTCGGCCTGAGTATGTCTGGTCCTTATGCTCATAAGCTAGTTGCTTCTCTTCCAGTTGATAAAGCCCTTGAGCTAGCTCCACCGCTTCCCATTCCTATTGAGCTCAACGGTAAAGTGGAATTGAGTATTCAATCTATGGTTTATGCTGCGCCATATTGTCAATCGGCTACGGGCTCATTGGTGTGGAACACAGACAAAGTTGTTACTCCTCTTGACGAACTAAAGCTAGGTCCAGTGATTGCCAACTTTACTTGCAATAATAGTGATATCAAGGTTAAAGTGGAGCAAAGCAGTCAAGATGTTGTAAGTTCAGGCGATCTTGAACTTAGCCCAAATCGCACTTATCAAGCATCGGCATGGTTTAAACCAGGGGAAAGTTTCCCTCAAGCTCTTGCGGAGCAATTGAAGTGGCTGCCCTCGCCAGACGGGCAAGGCCGCTATCAGCTTAGTTACCAGGGTAAGCTTAACTAA
- the envZ gene encoding two-component system sensor histidine kinase EnvZ, with amino-acid sequence MRITSSFTQSIFIFFTLLIASQIYSYYAVFNYALMPSLQQFNKILGHEISLMLDDSANAEHQLQIDAPLRRRVLEQLGVTIHSEDSPIAAEYYQGMTIDLMSEDMSKELGTGTDVRMTLGEDSYTLWMKIDSLPGSILRIPLSELHEEDFAPLFRNSLLVALLIVAGGWLFIRLQNRPLIALEKAAKGVGKGDIPPPLPVKGASEIRAVTRAFNQMAKGIQALEEDRTLLMAGISHDLRTPLTRIRLATEMMSPQDSYLAEGIISDTEECNQIINQFMDYLKPVDRETFVAVNLNDITNEVTSAEGGYEVKIETEYHRPLKFAYGSPIAIKRAITNLVINAMRYGNGWVKVSTGITADNALVWVCVEDNGPGIEENQIGKLFEPFTRGDTARGSEGTGLGLAIVKRIANQHQGSVTINNRSNGGLRAQISFPTIKAS; translated from the coding sequence ATGCGTATTACTAGCTCATTTACCCAATCAATCTTTATCTTTTTCACCTTACTTATCGCAAGCCAAATTTATTCCTATTACGCTGTATTCAATTACGCCTTGATGCCCAGCTTACAACAATTCAATAAGATTCTCGGTCATGAAATCAGCCTTATGCTTGATGACTCTGCAAATGCCGAGCATCAGCTCCAAATAGACGCACCATTACGAAGAAGAGTACTTGAGCAGCTTGGGGTCACTATTCATAGTGAAGATAGCCCAATAGCGGCCGAGTATTATCAGGGAATGACCATAGATCTCATGAGTGAAGACATGAGCAAAGAGCTCGGCACTGGAACCGATGTGCGCATGACGCTCGGAGAGGATAGCTATACACTGTGGATGAAAATTGACTCGCTACCAGGCTCTATTCTCCGTATTCCACTATCCGAATTACATGAAGAAGACTTTGCCCCATTATTTCGCAATAGCTTATTGGTGGCTTTACTCATAGTTGCAGGAGGCTGGCTTTTTATCCGCTTACAAAACCGGCCTCTTATAGCGCTAGAAAAAGCCGCCAAAGGAGTGGGTAAAGGCGATATCCCTCCTCCTTTACCGGTGAAGGGTGCATCAGAAATTCGCGCGGTTACCCGCGCTTTTAATCAAATGGCCAAAGGCATTCAAGCACTTGAAGAGGACCGAACCTTACTCATGGCTGGTATCAGTCACGATTTGAGAACCCCACTGACACGCATACGTCTCGCAACCGAAATGATGTCACCGCAGGATAGTTATCTTGCTGAGGGTATCATTAGTGATACTGAGGAATGCAATCAGATCATCAATCAGTTTATGGATTATCTAAAACCCGTCGACAGAGAAACGTTTGTTGCTGTTAATCTAAACGACATCACCAATGAAGTGACTTCTGCTGAAGGTGGATATGAAGTAAAAATCGAAACTGAGTATCACCGACCACTTAAGTTTGCCTATGGAAGCCCGATTGCTATCAAGCGAGCCATTACTAACCTAGTGATCAACGCCATGCGTTACGGCAATGGCTGGGTCAAAGTTAGTACGGGTATCACAGCAGATAATGCACTTGTATGGGTTTGTGTGGAAGACAATGGCCCAGGGATCGAGGAAAATCAGATAGGAAAACTGTTTGAACCCTTTACTCGTGGTGATACAGCTCGTGGAAGCGAGGGAACTGGACTCGGCCTAGCGATAGTCAAACGCATCGCCAATCAACACCAAGGAAGCGTCACTATTAATAATCGCAGCAATGGCGGACTTAGAGCGCAAATTAGTTTTCCAACGATCAAGGCTAGCTAG
- the ompR gene encoding two-component system response regulator OmpR produces MQEKHKVLVVDDDARLRALLERYLSEQGFQVRSVANSEQMDRLLTRENFHLMVLDLMLPGEDGLSICRRLRNANSTLPILMLTAKGDEIDRIVGLEVGADDYLPKPFNPRELLARIKAVLRRQTVELPGAPSAEESVVEFGEFSLNLGTREMFKGEESMPLTSGEFAVLKALVTNAREPMSRDKLMNMARGREYSAMERSIDVQISRLRRMLELDPSKPRYIQTVWGLGYVFVPDGKEA; encoded by the coding sequence ATGCAAGAAAAGCACAAAGTTTTGGTTGTTGATGACGATGCGCGTTTGCGTGCACTGTTAGAACGTTACTTGTCTGAACAAGGGTTTCAAGTGCGCAGTGTTGCCAACAGCGAACAAATGGACCGCCTATTGACCCGTGAAAACTTCCATTTAATGGTGCTGGATCTCATGCTACCAGGAGAGGACGGTTTATCTATCTGCCGACGACTACGCAATGCAAACAGCACTCTTCCGATTTTAATGCTAACTGCCAAAGGCGATGAAATCGATCGCATTGTCGGTTTAGAGGTGGGGGCAGATGACTATCTACCTAAACCATTTAATCCCCGTGAACTGCTTGCTCGAATCAAGGCCGTATTACGTCGTCAAACGGTTGAACTTCCTGGCGCTCCTAGTGCTGAAGAATCTGTTGTCGAGTTTGGCGAGTTTAGCCTTAATCTAGGCACACGAGAGATGTTTAAAGGCGAAGAATCTATGCCTCTGACATCAGGGGAGTTCGCCGTTTTAAAGGCACTGGTCACCAACGCCAGAGAGCCCATGTCTCGAGATAAGCTGATGAACATGGCCAGAGGCCGAGAGTATTCAGCGATGGAGCGCTCGATTGACGTACAGATATCGCGTCTGCGCCGAATGCTTGAGCTCGACCCAAGTAAGCCACGCTACATACAAACTGTCTGGGGACTAGGTTATGTTTTTGTTCCAGATGGCAAAGAGGCATAA
- the greB gene encoding transcription elongation factor GreB, producing the protein MKTNLITREGFQRLKDELDFLWKEERPEVTKKVTWAAGLGDRSENADYQYNKKRLREIDRRVRYLRKRIEQVKVVDYSPQQEGKVFFGAWVEVENQMGEVKKFRIVGPDEIYGDAKDYISIDSPMARALIKKEIDDEVMVRTPEGEKEWFVNRIDYKADVEPS; encoded by the coding sequence ATGAAAACAAACTTGATCACCCGTGAAGGTTTTCAGCGATTAAAAGATGAACTTGATTTTTTGTGGAAAGAAGAACGTCCAGAAGTGACCAAAAAAGTCACTTGGGCCGCTGGTTTGGGCGATCGCTCCGAAAATGCGGATTACCAATATAACAAAAAACGCTTACGAGAAATTGATCGACGGGTTCGCTACCTTAGGAAGCGTATAGAGCAGGTTAAAGTGGTCGACTATTCGCCTCAGCAAGAGGGAAAGGTTTTTTTTGGAGCATGGGTAGAAGTAGAAAATCAAATGGGCGAAGTGAAAAAATTTCGTATTGTTGGTCCAGATGAAATTTACGGCGATGCAAAGGACTATATTTCGATTGATTCACCTATGGCGAGAGCGCTAATCAAAAAAGAAATCGATGATGAAGTGATGGTAAGAACCCCTGAAGGGGAGAAAGAGTGGTTTGTAAACAGGATTGATTATAAGGCTGATGTTGAGCCTAGTTAG
- a CDS encoding RimK/LysX family protein, with protein MMKKLSSALVLMVALLANPLTWQHALAATTQSPIYQLDNKPVLGRVENVYFSGISELAQVPFAGKIDTGADSTSIHAENVHLYSNNPKFKKYQDDQLMWAVFGDLIGTDGTWDAEKFAAASWDNDSFDTYQVHVTFEIPNPITGKKIPVDKELEKLSVIRSRTSQEPILRPAIMMPLTIANKKVETLVNLTDRSHFSAPILIGKTYLNNNAWVLAGYNYLQEQPNAKMIGKKDLVTISNIPYKTSISTTARYTSAHALDIQVDKKNKQVSFVLEGKNKQRQTMSLPLVRMLKTSSGERPLVYLPVTIDKTHNQNWLVYLRDRSKFSSQIRIGKDLASQHFVIDTDKENLLQHNKPFSDALKSDPLVISPQESIKLDNISLPAYPTFAVKTPLLRVESFELTEKDNKEVVTFYLPTEIGKVEKITKPVIKKLKVGDSVRPVIEVNVQLGSKDKPMNVALDILDKDQQPFFVLGHNIAKGGVLLNTRSDNLLENDPIFKAGHIEVAQVEGISFPVKLDTGADVSSINALNIKQFKKDGQDMVSFTYKNDAGMSKTFTKPVVDTMRIKAKKGEKANVRPVVEMQVKLGDLEKRVRVNLQDRSRFHYSMILGKNFLKHGVMVSSETNYIVTDKPDYEK; from the coding sequence ATGATGAAGAAACTGTCTTCGGCCTTAGTGCTAATGGTGGCTTTACTTGCCAACCCATTGACTTGGCAGCATGCCCTTGCAGCCACCACACAAAGTCCTATTTACCAGCTCGATAACAAACCTGTATTAGGCCGAGTCGAAAACGTCTACTTCAGCGGTATTTCTGAGCTTGCTCAGGTACCTTTTGCTGGCAAAATTGATACTGGTGCTGATAGCACCTCTATTCATGCCGAAAATGTTCACCTATACAGCAACAACCCTAAGTTTAAAAAGTACCAAGATGACCAACTTATGTGGGCAGTTTTCGGTGATTTAATTGGTACCGATGGAACTTGGGATGCTGAGAAATTTGCCGCAGCAAGCTGGGATAATGACAGCTTTGATACCTATCAAGTCCACGTCACTTTTGAGATACCAAACCCCATAACAGGTAAGAAAATACCCGTCGACAAAGAGCTGGAGAAGTTAAGTGTCATCCGCAGCCGCACCAGCCAAGAGCCCATTTTGCGCCCCGCGATAATGATGCCTCTGACAATTGCGAACAAGAAAGTAGAGACTTTGGTTAATTTAACTGACCGCTCTCACTTTTCAGCTCCAATCCTAATTGGCAAAACCTACCTTAACAACAATGCTTGGGTGCTAGCCGGATATAACTATCTTCAAGAGCAGCCCAATGCGAAGATGATTGGCAAAAAGGACTTAGTCACCATCTCTAATATTCCCTATAAAACCAGCATTTCAACCACAGCTCGCTATACCAGTGCCCATGCACTAGACATCCAAGTAGACAAAAAGAATAAGCAAGTCTCGTTTGTTCTGGAGGGAAAGAACAAACAGCGCCAAACCATGAGCTTGCCTTTAGTACGGATGCTGAAGACCAGCAGTGGTGAACGTCCTTTGGTTTACCTACCCGTCACAATAGATAAGACGCATAACCAAAATTGGTTGGTCTATTTGCGCGACCGGAGTAAGTTCAGCTCGCAAATTAGAATTGGTAAGGATTTGGCAAGCCAGCACTTTGTTATCGACACCGACAAAGAAAACTTACTCCAACACAACAAGCCATTCAGCGACGCTCTTAAATCTGACCCTCTGGTGATTTCGCCGCAAGAATCCATCAAACTGGATAATATCAGTCTGCCTGCTTACCCAACTTTTGCGGTTAAAACCCCTTTACTTCGCGTAGAGAGCTTCGAGCTCACTGAAAAGGATAACAAAGAAGTAGTGACTTTCTATCTACCAACAGAGATAGGGAAAGTGGAAAAAATTACAAAACCTGTGATTAAAAAGCTCAAAGTAGGTGACTCAGTACGCCCTGTAATAGAAGTAAATGTCCAACTTGGCAGTAAAGATAAGCCAATGAATGTTGCTCTGGATATCCTAGATAAAGATCAACAACCCTTTTTTGTATTGGGTCATAACATTGCCAAAGGTGGCGTACTCTTAAACACACGGTCAGATAATCTACTGGAGAATGACCCAATTTTTAAAGCTGGCCATATTGAAGTTGCGCAAGTCGAAGGTATATCTTTTCCGGTCAAACTTGATACTGGCGCGGATGTCAGCTCGATAAACGCTTTAAATATCAAGCAATTTAAAAAAGATGGCCAAGACATGGTTAGCTTTACCTATAAAAACGACGCAGGCATGAGCAAAACTTTTACCAAGCCAGTTGTAGACACTATGCGAATCAAGGCCAAAAAGGGGGAGAAAGCCAATGTTCGCCCTGTGGTTGAAATGCAAGTGAAACTCGGTGACTTGGAAAAGAGAGTGAGAGTAAACCTTCAAGATCGCAGCCGCTTTCATTACAGTATGATTTTAGGCAAAAACTTCTTAAAACATGGTGTTATGGTCTCTAGTGAAACCAACTATATAGTGACAGACAAGCCTGATTACGAGAAATAA